A region from the Gossypium hirsutum isolate 1008001.06 chromosome A08, Gossypium_hirsutum_v2.1, whole genome shotgun sequence genome encodes:
- the LOC107949061 gene encoding LOB domain-containing protein 1, with protein MFKMEYGEATPSAVASPNSSNPSSPSTPTSPLVVISPCAACKILRRRCADKCMLAPYFPPTEPAKFTTAHRVFGASNIIKFLQELPESQRADAVSSMVYEASARIRDPVYGCAGAICQLQKQVNELQAQLAKAQAEVVNMQLQQANLVGALLCMEATAPPPQPHPQQFAVDTFICSPQSYNSNPGFIDDDDNNNLGSLWEPL; from the exons ATGTTTAAGATGGAATATGGAGAAGCAACCCCGTCCGCCGTTGCTTCTCCAAATTCTTCGAACCCTTCATCCCCTTCGACACCTACGTCTCCTCTGGTCGTCATTAGTCCTTGTGCTGCTTGCAAGATTCTGAGGCGAAGGTGTGCCGATAAATGCATGTTGGCCCCGTATTTCCCTCCAACCGAACCGGCTAAGTTCACGACCGCTCATCGGGTTTTTGGTGCTAGCAACATAATCAAGTTCTTGCAG GAACTTCCAGAGTCACAGAGGGCCGATGCAGTAAGTAGCATGGTGTACGAAGCTAGTGCGAGGATCCGAGACCCGGTATACGGCTGCGCTGGGGCAATCTGCCAGTTGCAGAAGCAAGTCAACGAGCTCCAAGCACAGTTAGCCAAAGCTCAAGCCGAAGTGGTCAACATGCAGCTACAACAAGCGAACCTCGTGGGGGCTTTGCTTTGCATGGAGGCGACTGCGCCGCCTCCTCAACCGCATCCCCAACAATTCGCCGTCGACACCTTCATATGTAGCCCACAAAGCTACAATAGCAATCCCGGCTTCATCGACGACGACGACAACAACAACCTAGGATCCTTATGGGAGCCTCTGTAG